Sequence from the Egicoccus sp. AB-alg6-2 genome:
CGGACGCTGCCGGTCGTGCCGGTGGCGGCCAGGAAGTCGGCGGCGGCCTGTTCTGCGGCTGCCGGGTCGAGCCAGGCACGGCCGGCGTGAACCTGGTCGGGGGCGAGCTGTTGGGCGCCGGCGCGGGCGGCGGCGCCGGCGAGATCGCGGGCGTGGGCTGTGGCTGCGATGATCTGTCCGCCGTCGTAGGCGAGCCCGGCGACTGCGATGAGCGCGACGGTCAGGACGGCAACGAACGCCGAGATCGTCCCTTCCTCACCCGAAGACGGCTCACTTGTGCTGGTAGGGGGTTGCATCAGCCGCCTCCCCGGTAGGTGTCGACGACCTGGGTCGCTGTCGCGGTCGACCAGCGGCGGCCGGGGATGGCGAGTAGTGCGAGGTCGGTGTTGGCCATTTCGCAGCCGATGTGCACGGTGACGGTGCCGCCGGCACGGATGTCGGCGACGACGTCGATGTCGGTCGTTGTGCAGGCGATCCCGGCCGTGGCCAGGTTGGCCAGTGCGATCTCGTCCGCGGCCTTCTGGGCGGCCGAGTTGTCGGCGGTGAGCGAGGCGGCGCGGGCGGCGCGGGCCGCGGTGGAGCGGACGTCGGCGTCGGCGGCCGCGGCTCGGCCGGCGTAGACCACGAGCAGCATCAACACGAGGAGCACGGGCGCGACGATGGCGGCCTCGACCGCCAGCGTGGCGTCCTGGTCGCGCCAACGTGCCATCAGCGTTGTCCTTGGGGGATGAACCGCTCTGGGGTCGCGGCGGCGGACGCGGCGACCGACCACCGGAAACCCGGGACGACC
This genomic interval carries:
- a CDS encoding pilus assembly protein TadG-related protein, coding for MQPPTSTSEPSSGEEGTISAFVAVLTVALIAVAGLAYDGGQIIAATAHARDLAGAAARAGAQQLAPDQVHAGRAWLDPAAAEQAAADFLAATGTTGSVRATETDVFVTVTLIQPMRLLPLPDRHITVAAVSSTTSDVLEADS
- a CDS encoding TadE/TadG family type IV pilus assembly protein; the encoded protein is MARWRDQDATLAVEAAIVAPVLLVLMLLVVYAGRAAAADADVRSTAARAARAASLTADNSAAQKAADEIALANLATAGIACTTTDIDVVADIRAGGTVTVHIGCEMANTDLALLAIPGRRWSTATATQVVDTYRGGG